The sequence TTTTAAGTTCCTTCATATTTTTGTCCACAATCAGTTCCATTACTTTTTCAGACAAATGGTTAAACTGGACAATACCGTCAAGACGATTTCGAAATTCGGGACTGAAGGTGTTTTTTACCGCTTTTATGCCCTGGGAATCGGAATCGGCGCTTTGTGAACCAAACCCTATGCGGTTGGCGCTCATTTCCCTGGCTCCGGCATTGGAGGTCATGATAATAATGACATTTCTAAAATCAGCGGACTTTCCATTATTGTCAGTAAGCGTGGCATAATCCATGACCTGGAGCAGAATGTTGTAAAGGTCCATGTGGGCCTTTTCTATTTCATCCAGAAGAAGCACACAATGGGGATGCTTGCGGATGCTGTCGGTCAAAATCCCGCCCTGTTCAAACCCCACATATCCCGGAGGCGCACCAATGAGTCTGGATACAGCATGCTTTTCCATGTATTCGCTCATGTCAAAGCGTAAGAACTGAATGCCCATGTTGGCGGCCAGCTGCCTGGCCACTTCGGTTTTGCCAACCCCTGTGGGGCCCATGAAAAGAAAGGACCCAATGGGACGGTCCGGGGCTGCAAGTCCGGCCCGGGATCTTTTGATCGCCGTGGTCAGGGTGTTTATGGCATCGTCCTGGCCAAAGATAACGTTGAGCAGTTTGCCGGGTAACGATTCCAGGGAAGACTTGTCTGCCGCAGTCACATTGGAAACCGGCACCTTGGCTATTTTAGCCACTATTTTTTCAATATCCTTAGGGCTGACGGTTTTACGCCGGCCGTCTGCCGTAAGTTTTAAAAAGGCACCAGCCTCATCAACGACGTCAATGGCCTTGTCCGGCAGGAACCGGTCATTGATGTATTTATCAGACAGGTAGGCGGCTGCTTCAATGGTTTTATCCGGATATTTCAGGCCATGGTGTTCCTCGTAGCAGGTGCGCAGTCCCTTGAGAATCTCAACAGTTTCCTCTACGCTGGGCTCTGACACTTCGATTTTTTCAAACCGCCGGGAGAAGGCCCGGTCTTTTTCAAAATGGTTTTTGTATTCTTCATAGGTGGTGGTGCCGATGCACTTGATGTCGCCTGAGGATAACGCCGGCTTAAGGATGTTGGAGGCATCCATGGAGCCTGATGTGGTGGCTCCGGCACCCACAACCGTATGGATTTCATCAATCACCAAAAGTGCATTTTCCTTTTCTTCCAATGCGGTGATGACATCCTTGAGGCGCTGCTCAAAATCGCCCCTGTATTTGGTGCCGGCTAAAAGAGCACCCATATCCAGGGAGTACAGTTCACAGTTTTCAAGCAGGTCCGGCACTGCCTTGCCGTTTATTTTCAATGCCAGTCCTTCTGCAATAGCGGTTTTTCCAACGCCGGGATCTCCCACAAGGATGGGATTGTTTTTCCGCCGTCGGCAAAGGACCTGCATCACGCGTTCAGTTTCAAGCGTCCTACCGATAAGGGGGTCAATTTTATTGTCCTGGGCCCGTTTGATCAGATCGGACGTAAATAACGCCAGCGGATCTTTTTTCTTCTGGCGCGTGGGTTTTGGATCGGCCTGGTGGAAAAGCTGCTGGGGCTTGTTCCCTTCGGACGAATCTTTTTTATCTTTATCTACATCGTGGGAGATGTGCCTGAGTACATCCAGCCGCGTAATGCCTTCGGATTCAAGGTAAAAGGCTGCATGGGAATCCTTTTCCTGAAAAATGGATGCCAGGATATCCCCGAGATTTACTTCTGATTTTTCAGCGGATCTGGCATGATTGATGGCCCGTTGAATCATTCGCTGAAAACCGATGGTCTGCTGGAGCACATACTCTTCATTGGTTTCTATTTTGGTCAGTTTTTCATCAAAGAATTTTTCAAGATCCTCTTTGATGTGCCCGGGGCTACCACCGCATTTTTCAATGGCCTCAAGACCGGATTCATGATTGACAATGGCGTAAAGAACATGTTCGACACAAACGTACTCATGTCTTCTTTTTTTAGCTTCCCGGACGGCAAATCCGAGGGCTGTGGATAGTTCTTTGCTAATCATATACCGTTTACTCCTTTTCCATTGTACTTTTTAAGGGGAACCCTTTGCCGCTGGCCAGATTATGCACGGTCTGAACTTTTGTTTCCGCTATTTCCCGTGGATAAATGCCGCAAACGGCCTTGCCCTTATTATGTACATTAAGCATTATTTGTGTGGCTTTTTCAAGAGATTTTCCGAATACCCGGATCAGGATATCCACCACAAAATCCATGGTTGTATAATCGTCATTGTGCAAAAGCACCTTATACATGGGCGGATGATCCTCATTTATTTCGTTTGATATTCCGGGCCGGGTTTTGGAATCAGTGGATGTCATACCTTAACCTTGGGTTCAATTGATAATTATTATTGCCCGCAGCATTTCTTATATTTTTTGCCGGAACCGCAGGGGCAGGGATCATTTCTTTGGATTTTTTCAGATGAGCGCCTGACCGGCTGTTTGGGCGCGGATTCATCAGAATGGGAAGAAAAGGTCAGATCCTGCTGTTCTTCCTGTTTCATCTCCTCCACCTGGGTGGGAGAGGCGATCTGGATTTTAAACAGGATATCCACCACTTCCTGTTTGATCCGGTTCATCAGGTCTTGGAACATATCGAACCCTTCTTTTTTATAAATACGCAAAGGATCCTGCTGGGCATATCCCCGAAGGCCGATACCTTCCTTTAGATGGTCCATGTTTAAAAGATGTTCCTTCCATCTGGTGTCCACGGTCTGAAGGATAATAAACCGTTCAACGTGGCGCATGATTTCAGGGCCGTACATCTGTTCCTTTTTCTGGTATACAGCCTGGGCTGCATCAAATATAAATTGCCCCAGCTGGTCGGCCGAAAAATTTTCCTCCACAGGCTTATCTAAGGACAGATCCATATTGAACTGTCCCTTGATCGCTGATAAAAGCCCTTCCAGGTCCCACTCCTTGAGTGCTGTTTTGTCTAAAACAAAGCCTTCCACAAGGTCATAGGAGACATCTTCCATCATATCGTGGGCCGCCTGTTTGAGATCCTTGGAGGTCAGTGCCTCACGGCGCTGGCGGTAAATGATCTCACGCTGCTGGTTCATGACATCGTCATATTCGAGCAGATGCTTTCTGATTTCAAAGTTGTGTCCTTCCACCTTGGACTGGGCGTTTTCGATGGCTTTGGAAATAAATTTATGTTCAATGTGCTCGCCTTCTTCAATACCCAGCCGGTTCATGACGGAATGGATACGGTCTCCGCCGAAAATTCTGAGCAGATCGTCTTCCAGGCTTAAATAAAACCGGGAACTTCCCGGATCTCCCTGGCGGCCGGACCGGCCTCGCAACTGGTTGTCAATGCGCCGGGATTCATGGCGGGATGTGCCAAGAATATGAAGGCCGCCAAGTTCTTTAACCCCTTCGCCCAGCTTGATGTCCGTACCACGGCCGGCCATGTTGGTGGAGATGGTTACAGCGCCTTTCTGGCCCGCATTGGCCACAATTTCCGCCTCTTCCTTGTGGTGCTTGGCATTGAGAACATTATGCGTAATCCCTTTTTTTTTGAGTTTTTGGCTCAGGGATTCGGAGACATCAATGGAAATGGTACCCACCAGCACAGGTTGTCCTTTTTTATGCAGCCGGATGATCTCTTCAATTGCAGCATCGTATTTTTCTTTCTGGGTTTTGTAAATCAGATCTGCCCGGTCTTCACGGACCATGGGTTGGTGGGTGGGAATGACCAGCACATCCAGGTCGTAAATTTTTTTAAATTCTTCTGCTTCCGTATCTGCTGTACCGGTCATGCCCGACAGCTTGTCATACATCCTGAAGTAGTTCTGGAAGGTGATGGAAGCAAGGGTCTGGTTTTCATTTTCAATTTTAACCCCTTCCTTGGCCTCAAGGGCCTGGTGAAGACCTTCCGAGTACCGACGGCCACTCATAAGCCGGCCTGTAAATTCATCCACAATGACAACCTGGTCGTTTTTTACAATGTAGTCCGTGTCACGTTTGAAAATTACATGGGCCTTTAACGCCTGGTTGAGGTGGTGTAAAAGCTCAATGTTGGCCGGATCATACAGGTTGTCCACATTGAGCAGCTCTTCGCCCTTTGCAATGCCGTCTTCGGTAAGGGATACGGTTTTTGATTCTTCATCCAGGGTATAGTCGGTATCTTTTTTAAATGCCGGGATAAGGGTATTGGCCTGGGTATACAGGTGAGTGGATTTTTCAGCCGGTCCTGAAATAATCAACGGGGTTCTTGCCTCGTCAATGAGAATGGAGTCCACCTCGTCCACAATGGCGAAGTTCAGATCACCCTGGGCCAGCTCTTCGGGATCGAATTTCATGTTGTCCCGCAGGTAGTCAAAACCAAACTCGTTATTGGTACCGTATGTGATGTCGGCGGCATAGGCTGTTTTGCGTTCCTGGGCGTCCATGTCATGCAGGATCACCCCTACGGTCAGTCCTAAAAAATCATAGATTTGGGACATCCATTCTGCGTCACGCCTGGCCAGATAGTCATTGACCGTAACAATATGAACACCTTTGCCTGTAAGGGCATTCAGGTAAGCGGGCAGGGTGGACATCAAGGTTTTACCTTCACCGGTTTTCATTTCTGCAATGGTACCGCGGTGCAATGCAATGCCGCCAATGAGCTGAACATCATAATGGCGAAGTCCAAGGGTACGCATCGATGCTTCCCTGACCAGGGCAAAGGCTTCGGGAAGAATGTCGTCCAGGGTTTCTCCCTTTGCCAGCCGGCTTTTGAACTCAGTTGTTTTTTCAGCAATCTGGATATCTGATAAGGGTTGGATTCGGGGTTCAAATTCGTTTATCTGGTCAATAATAGGCTGAATTTTTTTAAGGATCCTGTCATTGCTGGACCCGAAGAGCTTGGTAAGAAAATTGAGTGCCATGTAAACGCTACCTGTTTAAATTTTAGGGTCATTTCGTTTGTCAGTACAACATATAAGCATTCTTCCGGAAAATAAAAGAAAAAAATGATTCGGATCCATTCCTAAATAGCCTTTTTATTTAATTTTTTGTTGGATGAAAAATCTTATTTTCCGGGCAGACATGAGTTTTTATTCGGGCAGGTTGATGAAATAATGAACAATAAACTCCAGGGGCTGCATCAGCCGCCGGCTAAACACTAATTGAGGATATATTTTGAAGGGTTAACAGGGGTACCGTTGACAAGAACCTCATAGTGAAGATGAGGGCCGGTGGTGCGGCCCGTATTGCCTAAGGTGGCAATTGTCTCCCCGCGTTTGACCTGCTGATTTTTATGAACGAGGATCTTCCTTAAATGGGCATATTTGGTTGTTTTTCCATAGCCGTGGTCAATGATGACAACATTTCCGTAGCCGGTTTTTCTTCCGGCAAAGACCACTTTGCCAAACGCAGTTGAAACAATTTTAGTGCCTATTCGGTTGGAGATATCAAGGCCTGAATGAAAAGTTCTCCTTCCGGTGAAAGGAGATTTACGGTAACCAAAGGGCGATGTTATAGCCCCTGAAACCGGCTTGATGGACGGAGATGAAGCCAGCAGGTTTTTCTTTTTCGTCAATTTGTCGATCAGGTCATTAAAATCCAATTTCTCTTTATCAGCAACAGATTTGATTTGTTTTACCTGATGATGCATCTCCCGTATCAAAGCATTATGGTGAGCGTCAAGGGGGATCTCTTGATCCAGATCTATTTTTGATACTCCGCCGATGCCGAAAAGGCCTGATGACCGTCCTGATTTGTCAATATCGGCAATGAGACGTACCTGACTCTCTAATTGTCCAAGCTTTGTGATCTGCTCCTTTAATCCCTGAATTTCTCCGGCAAACATTTGAATCTGGCGTCTCTGGTCTTTAAGTTCAGTTTTTTGGGCTGTGATGGTTTCAAGCAACGCCACATTATCAAGAGTATTTTGCTTAAGTAAATAGTAGTCATGGCCAAAGTAGGATACTGTTCCGACGCAGGCTAAGGATATAAAAATAAAAAGAAATAAAAACGATTTTCTAAGCGAGAATTCCCTTATTTTAAAACTATTCCCTGAATGAAACCATATTTTGATTCGACCTTTCATTTGAATATTAATACAAGTCATATGACATCCGTGTCAAGTCGGAATCAGCAATTCTAATTTTAATCTTACACAAAGCCTCAAAGGCACAAAGGTTCATAAAGCTTAGCAAAGTCGAATAAACATGTTTGCGTCTTAGTGTTTTAGTGCGAGTTTTTAACTAAGAAGATTCATATTTAGAATTGCTGAGTCAGAATGCACTTACAACGGAGTTTGCACCCAATCCAACCCTGCTTTTTCGTCAATGGAGAACATTATATTCATATTTTGAACTGCCTGGCCGGCGGCTCCCTTGAGCAGGTTGTCAATGGCTGAAACAAGTATCAGCCGGCCTGATTCAGGTTCCAGATGAAAGCCGATATCGCAGCAGTTCGTTCCCTTGACATGGGACATGTTCGGAAATTTATCCAGGGGCAGAATCCTGACAAAGGGTTCATTTTTATACCATTTGCTAAGGGTATCTCGAATTTGTTTTTCGGTGATACCTTCGCAAGTTTGGGCATAAATGGTTGAAACCATACCCCGGGTTACAGGTGTCAGGTGGGGAACAAAGGTCAAAGATACTGTTTCCCCGGCCGCCTTGGTCAACACTTCGTTGATTTCAGGGGTGTGCCTGTGATTGCCCACTTTATACGGGCCAAAGGATTCATTGGCCTCACAGAAATGGGTGGTCAGGGAAAGAGAGCGGCCTGCACCGCTGACCCCTGATTTTGAATCCGAAATCAGACCTTGGGGGGAAATCAGTTTTTCTTTGAGCAACGGAACCAGGGGCAACAGGATGGATGTTGGGTAACACCCGGGATTTCCTATTATCCTTGCACGTTTGATGCGATCCCGGTTAAGTTCACACAAACCGTAAACGCTTTCCTCCAGAAGATTTGGAGCGGTGTGGGGCTGATATACCGTTTCGTATGCTTTGGCATCATCAAACCTGAAGTCCGCTGAAAGATCTATGACTTTTATATTTTGGTCTATGAGTTTTGGGGCAAATGCCATGGATACCTTGTGGGGTAAGGCCAGAAATACAACATCCACTTTACCTGAAAGCGCCTCGGCATCAAAGGGTGTACATATCAGGGATTCAAATCCGCGCATGGAAGGAAAAATGTCGGTAAATGATTTTCCCTGGTACGAGTTTGAGGTTACTGCTTCAAGGCTGGCCTTTGGGTGGTTGGAAATTAGTTTGACCAGTTCCAGGCCGGTATAGCCTGATGCGCCTGCTATTGCTGTTTTAATCATCATCTTCAATCTTTATCTTTAGTCTTAATGTTGTATATTTAATGCCCGAACGGAACCCCATGTTTGGACGCAAAGTTGCCCAGATGCAACACCGCAGATGGGTGCCTTTGCGTCCAAAGACTAAGATAAAATAAGCAATTGTGCAAACCCTAAATTTGATTATTTTTAATTACCTTAGTGACTGAACGAAAAACCGTGTTTGGACGAAAAGTTGCCCAGATGCAAGGCGCAGAAAAATTTGTAACCGGAGCATACTAAAGTATGTGAGGATTGCAAATTTTTCTGCAACGCCGCAGGTGGGTGACTTTTCGTTCAAACACTATCTAAGCTCAACCAGGGTGTGATCCTCGCCATCCAGAGCGCTGTCGATTATTTCACTGATAATTTTCCAGTCTCCTCTGGCAAGTCCGGCCCCGATTTTAGGATATCCCATGCGATTGCCGCTGAACTGTTTTTTCAGTGTGGTAAAGACTTTTTTTATAGCATCATAATCAACCAATACCCCGTCTCCCGAATAATGATATTGGGTGTAGGCATTGATCACATACAATTTGCCGGATGGTGTGTTTACACACGCCTTAGAATAACTGCCCAGTTTGGACCTGTCACCGGATGCCGTCGCAAGATCGGCTTCCCAGGCCTGGGGAAAATGGGTGCGGATCTGTTTGGCAATTCCGGCGCCCATGGTACAAAAACAGTTGCAGCCATGAATAATAAGATCAAACTGCCCTTCCCGGGCCATGTGAATTAAATCGCCTTTTACGCATTCCATCGGGCTTTGCTCCGTCAATCAGTCTAATACTTGGTAAGGCAAAAATTTACCATCATAATAATCCGTTATGCAACTCAAATTTTATTTTTTTACCTAATTCCGGAAGGCCTCAAAGCGTGACATGAGCTTTTATGTTTTGGGTTTAAAACTTGCAATTGGAACAAACTTTTTTTATGATCCAAAGGATCATTGGATATTTTATAAACAACTAATGGAGATGAAAATGAAAAAGAGTGTTGTGAGCCTGTTGGCATTAATTTTTTGTATCGTGATGGTTCTTCCTTCGGCGTATGCAAGGACCCAGTTTGTAACAATTGGAACCGGCGGCCTTACCGGTGTGTATTATCCCACAGGTGGCGCTATTGCCAAAATGGTCAACATAAAAAAGAAAGAGTATGGAATTCGTGCAACGGTGGAATCAACCGGCGGATCGGCTTTTAACATTAACGCGATTATGAGTGGCGATCTTGAGTTTGGTATTGCCCAGTCAGACAAGCAATTCCAGGCGATGAAGGGTATGGCGGAATGGAAGGAGAGAGGTCCGCAAGCGGATCTTCGGGCGGTTTTTTCTATTCACGATGAAGCGGTTACATTGATTTCGGCAGTCGAAAGCGAAATTAAGGATGTTGCGGACTTGAAGGGGAAAATTGTTAACCTTGGTAATCCCGGTTCCGGGCAGCGTCAAAATGCTATTGAGATTTTGCAAACAATTGGAATTGATCCTGAAAAGGATCTTAAAGCAGAAAATATAAAGGCTTCTGAAGCCCCTAGTATTCTGCAAGACGGTCGTATTGATGCGTTTTTCTACACGGTGGGTCATCCAAATGGTGCTATCAAAGAGGCAACATCGGGTGCTCGTAAGGTGCGTTTTACTTCTATCACGGGTGTCGATAACATGTTGAAAAAATATCCCTATTTTTCAAAAACCACCATTCCGGCGTCCATGTATCCGGGTGCCCAAAATGATGCGGATACCGAAACCATCGGTATGAAGGCAACATTGGTTACTTCAGCTAAGGTTCCTGAAGATGTGGTTTATGCGATTACCAAAGAGGTTTTTGAAAACTTTGAAGAGTTCAAAAAACTTCATCCGGCTTATGCGACCCTGACTAGAGAGGGAATGCTGACAGGTCTTTCCGCTCCGTTGCATCCGGGTGCGGAAAAGTACTATAAAGAAGTTGGGTTGATGAAATAAATTTTCAAAGTGCCGGAATCAGTTTTGTTTTCGGCACTTCTTTAAAATTGTTACGTTGCTTAGTTTAGGGCCATGGCCCTAATTTTTACCATCATTCATTTGAGGTCGTAGATGAGTAAAATTAGAATTGATAAGGTTGAAGATGGCTTTGATGAAGCCAAAAGGCTTGCTGAAGAAGAAGAGGGGATCGGGCGAAAGCCCGATGGATGGCAAAAGTATCTGATTCCAACAATTGCCATTGCGTGGAGTTTGTTCCAGCTTTCTCTGCCGAGATTTGTACTTCTCGATTCGACATATATCCGCGCGATTCATCTCGCGTTTGCCATGGTGTTGATTTTTCTTAATTATCCCTTGCTGAAGAAACCCATTTTCGGCCTCAAATATTTCGCTCAGCACAAGCGTATACCGATACTGGACATGGTGATTGCCGCCGTCGCCGCTTACTGTGCGCTCTATCTTGTTATTCATTATGATCAGATTATCTCCCGGTACGGATCACCCACAACGATGGATATTGTGATCGGGATTGCCTTGGTTGTATTTCTTCTTGAGGCTGCCAGAAGAACAATTGGGCCGGCACTTCCCGTGATTGCCGGCGGGTTTATCGCGTATTCGTTTTTAGGTCCGTATATGCCTGATTTAATTGCCTTCAAGGGAACTTCCCTGGGGCGTTTTGTGGGGCAGATGACCATGTCAACAGAGGGGATTTATGGTATCCCCTTGGATGTATCTGCAACGATTGTATTTTTGTTCGTGTTGTTTGGCGCCATGCTGGATAAGGCCGGTGCCGGTCACTATTTTATACAGCTTGCGTTGAGTTTATTGGGACGTTTTAAGGGTGGACCGGCCAAAGCGGCTATTATGGGTTCCGGTCTGACTGGTCTTGTGTCCGGTTCTTCCATCGCAAATATTGTGACAACGGGAACATTTACCATCCCTATGATGAAAAAAGTGGGTTATGAGCCGACCAAAGCGGCGGCAATTGAAGTTGCGGCGTCAACAGATGGACAGCTCGCACCACCGATTATGGGTGCGGCGGCTTTTATTATCGCTGAATATGTGAATGTTCCATACATTGAAGTGGTTAAAGCGGCGGCGGTCCCTGCCTTTGCTTCCTACGCGGCGCTTTTTTTCATTTCTCACATTGAAGCCTCAAAAGCGGGTATTAAGGGGCTGCCTAAAAGTGAACTGCCTCAATTCTTCAAAACCTTGCTAAGTGGTATTCATTTTCTAATTCCCCTTGGCATGTTGCTTTACGAGTTGATTGTGGTTCGACATTCGCCGGAACTGGCGGCATTTAACGCCATTGTGGTACTGTTTTTTCTTATGCTTTTCCAGCAGCCCTACCTGGCCTATCGGAAAGGCGAATCTATTTTGTCGGCGTTTAAACAATCTTTTTTGACGATTTTAGATGCGCTTGCTTCCGGTGCGAGAAATATGGTTTCCGTGGCGCTGGCAACAGCGGCGGCGGGTATTATTGTGGGAGTTGTTGCGTTGGGACTTGGCAACCTTATCTCTGAAATTATTGACGTTCTTTCCATGGGCAATGTGTTTTTGATGTTGCTCATTACAGCGATTGCCAGCCTGGTTATCGGCATGGGGTTGCCGACCACGGCAACCTACATTGTTATGGCTGCGTTGACGGCGCCGGCGATTGTTACCATTGGTGGGGCTCAAGGGTTTATTGTACCATTGATGTCCGCCCATCTTTTTTGTTTTTATTTTGGCATTTTAGCTGATGATACGCCCCCGGTGGGGCTTGCGGCCTATGCCGCTTCGGCCATCGCCAAATCACCTCCCATTGCGACCGGTATTCAGGGATTTTTGTATGATATCCGGACGGCAATTTTGCCGTTTATGTTTATTTTTAATGCCGACCTTATTTTGCATAATGTGAACTCATGGTTCCAGGGCATATTGATATTTGTTATGGCCTGTGTCGGCAATTTTGCCTTTGCGTCTGCGACCCAGGGGTGGTTTGTCGCCAAAAATAAAAAATGGGAAATTCCACTTTTCCTCTGTGTCACCTTTATTTTGATGCGACCGGATCAAATTGCGATGTGGCTGGGAATTCCACATGAGCAGCGATACTGGACATATTTAATTGGATTGGCACTTTACGGTTTGCTTTATTTAATGCAGCGGCCACGAACCGCTCATGATGAAGCGGCCATAGAGAGAGCAAAGGCAGAAACATATTAGGACTACCTAAGTTTACCCGTTATGTGAAGGAGAAATCTCCGTGTCGGATATTAGAAAAATTCTTGTTCCGGTTACTTTTTCCGAATTTTCTGAAGAGCTGATTGAATATGCGGTTGGGGTTGCCAGACCGCTCAACGCGGAAGTTGTTTTTGTGAATGTCATCGATGAAAGAGATGTTCAGGCGGTGCAGACCATTGCCTCATTTGGGTATGACGTTGATGAGACGCATTACATTCAGGAAGTTGAAAAACAACGAATCGGCATTTTAGAAGAGCGACTCAACCGGATTAACTACCCGGATGAAAAGATGCGGTTTGTGTTTAAAAAGGGAAGACCCGCGGCCGTGTTGCTGAAGTTTGCCATAGATGAAAAGGTGGATCTCATTATCATGGACGTTAAGGGTAAATCTGAGATTGTACATGCATTAAGCGGGTCGGTTGCGGAAAAGATGTTTCGCTATTCACCTGTTCCCGTGTTGTCCTATCGCCGAAAAGAAATTGCGGACAAACTTCTTAAAAGAATCAAAATATAATTCCTCTGTCTCTCAGTCTGCGGCGGCCCGCTCTGAGGGGATTGGTTCTAACGTCGGCCGCTGTAGGGGCAGGCCACCGTGCCTGCCCTAACGAGGGCAACTATAGAGGGATGCCCCTACGAAAAATTCCCCCAAATCCCGCCTTAAATCTCAAAATAAATTGACCCAATTGGGCCTCTACAAATTGTTCGTGTTGCATTAAAGACTGGTATGTCTTAACTTTAAGTTAATTTATTATTAATCAGGAGATTCTTGTGGACATATATAAAAAAGAAAAAATTACGGACTATCCTCATCTGAATCTGATTCGTGCCAAATATAAAGACAGGACCGGCACGGATAAATCCTGGCTGTATGCCTCCAGGCAAAATTCGGCCAGGCCCGATGCCGTGGTGATTGTCCCGTTTCATCAACAGGAGAATAAATTGGTCATTATCAAGGAATTCAGGGTGCCTTTGGGCGGATTTCAGTTTGGTTTCCCCGCAGGCCTTGTGGACCCCGGGGAAAGTATTGTCCAGGCTGGACGGCGGGAACTGTATGAGGAGACCGGCTTAAGTGTTGTGAATGTAATAAAACAAAGCCCTGCGATATTTTCTTCATCAGGATTAACAGATGAAAGCATTAGTCTTTTGTATGTGGTATGTGACGGATCTGCAAATACCGAACAGAACGAGGCTTCCGAGCAGATTGAGGTAAAAATGCTGTCCCAAGACCAGGCAGCCGACTGTATACGCCAAAATAATATTCTGTTTGATGTGAAAACATGGATTGTTTTGGAACGGTTTGCTGCAACAGGCAAGATGGTATAGGATTTGATTCGTGTTTTCAAATTTTATATATTTTTTGGCAGCGTTGGTGATTTACACCACCTCGGAGTTGTTTGACAGCCCTTCGGAGTTTGATCCCGGGGCCATTGGTTTCTGTCTGGCATCAACGGCTGCCTTTGCCCTGATCTGCCGGACTTATTTCAATCGCCTGGCGGTCCTTGGGCAGTCCTTGCCGGCCCAAGAGATTGACCAGCGGGTGAACACTGCTGTGTCACGGCTTTCCATTGCGGCCCTGGTGCTCTTTGCCGTAAATATTTATGGATTCCGTGTGAATCATGTACTATCCGGTGTTGCTATATTCCAATGGGTGCCCACCCTTGGTGCGCTGCTGTTTCTTGGGTTGTTCCTTTTTTATCTGATTTTGATATGGAACTTTGCCTATCAGATCCAGAAGCGTTTTTTTACGGATTCTTTAACCAAAAAAAGTTTTATCCTTTCAAATGTTGCCTTTTGTTTGCCGGCCATGCTGCCCTGGTGCTTTCTGTCTCTTTTGGCTGACTGCCTGGGGCTTTTACCCTTTGACGGACTTAATCGGTTTTTGAACTCCACGACCGGTGAAGTAATTTATATCCTTTTTTTTGTCATTGCCGTCTCTGTATTTGGACCGGTCTTGATTCAGCGTTTATGGGGGTGTCGTTCCATGGCACCAGGGCGTGACCGGCAGCGCATTGAAAAAACCTGCCAAATGGCTGATCTCAAATACAGGGATATTCTGGTCTGGAACCTGTTCGGCGGCGGTATGATCACTGCCGGGGTTATGGGTCTTATCGGCCGATACCGGTATATTCTGGTGACGCCGGCACTTCTTGCCTGTCTGGATGATGATGAAGTTCAAGGGGTAATCCTGCATGAAATAGGTCATGTCTATCACCGGCACATGCTTTTTTATTTGTTTTTCTTTGCCGGA comes from uncultured Desulfobacter sp. and encodes:
- the secA gene encoding preprotein translocase subunit SecA; protein product: MALNFLTKLFGSSNDRILKKIQPIIDQINEFEPRIQPLSDIQIAEKTTEFKSRLAKGETLDDILPEAFALVREASMRTLGLRHYDVQLIGGIALHRGTIAEMKTGEGKTLMSTLPAYLNALTGKGVHIVTVNDYLARRDAEWMSQIYDFLGLTVGVILHDMDAQERKTAYAADITYGTNNEFGFDYLRDNMKFDPEELAQGDLNFAIVDEVDSILIDEARTPLIISGPAEKSTHLYTQANTLIPAFKKDTDYTLDEESKTVSLTEDGIAKGEELLNVDNLYDPANIELLHHLNQALKAHVIFKRDTDYIVKNDQVVIVDEFTGRLMSGRRYSEGLHQALEAKEGVKIENENQTLASITFQNYFRMYDKLSGMTGTADTEAEEFKKIYDLDVLVIPTHQPMVREDRADLIYKTQKEKYDAAIEEIIRLHKKGQPVLVGTISIDVSESLSQKLKKKGITHNVLNAKHHKEEAEIVANAGQKGAVTISTNMAGRGTDIKLGEGVKELGGLHILGTSRHESRRIDNQLRGRSGRQGDPGSSRFYLSLEDDLLRIFGGDRIHSVMNRLGIEEGEHIEHKFISKAIENAQSKVEGHNFEIRKHLLEYDDVMNQQREIIYRQRREALTSKDLKQAAHDMMEDVSYDLVEGFVLDKTALKEWDLEGLLSAIKGQFNMDLSLDKPVEENFSADQLGQFIFDAAQAVYQKKEQMYGPEIMRHVERFIILQTVDTRWKEHLLNMDHLKEGIGLRGYAQQDPLRIYKKEGFDMFQDLMNRIKQEVVDILFKIQIASPTQVEEMKQEEQQDLTFSSHSDESAPKQPVRRSSEKIQRNDPCPCGSGKKYKKCCGQ
- the clpA gene encoding ATP-dependent Clp protease ATP-binding subunit ClpA; translation: MISKELSTALGFAVREAKKRRHEYVCVEHVLYAIVNHESGLEAIEKCGGSPGHIKEDLEKFFDEKLTKIETNEEYVLQQTIGFQRMIQRAINHARSAEKSEVNLGDILASIFQEKDSHAAFYLESEGITRLDVLRHISHDVDKDKKDSSEGNKPQQLFHQADPKPTRQKKKDPLALFTSDLIKRAQDNKIDPLIGRTLETERVMQVLCRRRKNNPILVGDPGVGKTAIAEGLALKINGKAVPDLLENCELYSLDMGALLAGTKYRGDFEQRLKDVITALEEKENALLVIDEIHTVVGAGATTSGSMDASNILKPALSSGDIKCIGTTTYEEYKNHFEKDRAFSRRFEKIEVSEPSVEETVEILKGLRTCYEEHHGLKYPDKTIEAAAYLSDKYINDRFLPDKAIDVVDEAGAFLKLTADGRRKTVSPKDIEKIVAKIAKVPVSNVTAADKSSLESLPGKLLNVIFGQDDAINTLTTAIKRSRAGLAAPDRPIGSFLFMGPTGVGKTEVARQLAANMGIQFLRFDMSEYMEKHAVSRLIGAPPGYVGFEQGGILTDSIRKHPHCVLLLDEIEKAHMDLYNILLQVMDYATLTDNNGKSADFRNVIIIMTSNAGAREMSANRIGFGSQSADSDSQGIKAVKNTFSPEFRNRLDGIVQFNHLSEKVMELIVDKNMKELKTMLSDQDISLSYSAGVRAHLAQKGYDPKFGARPLARLIQTEIKDKLTDEILFGQLAKGGKLSIGLKDGNLTFNIKST
- the clpS gene encoding ATP-dependent Clp protease adapter ClpS codes for the protein MTSTDSKTRPGISNEINEDHPPMYKVLLHNDDYTTMDFVVDILIRVFGKSLEKATQIMLNVHNKGKAVCGIYPREIAETKVQTVHNLASGKGFPLKSTMEKE
- a CDS encoding M23 family metallopeptidase produces the protein MALLETITAQKTELKDQRRQIQMFAGEIQGLKEQITKLGQLESQVRLIADIDKSGRSSGLFGIGGVSKIDLDQEIPLDAHHNALIREMHHQVKQIKSVADKEKLDFNDLIDKLTKKKNLLASSPSIKPVSGAITSPFGYRKSPFTGRRTFHSGLDISNRIGTKIVSTAFGKVVFAGRKTGYGNVVIIDHGYGKTTKYAHLRKILVHKNQQVKRGETIATLGNTGRTTGPHLHYEVLVNGTPVNPSKYILN